From Solanum lycopersicum chromosome 8, SLM_r2.1, the proteins below share one genomic window:
- the LOC138337918 gene encoding uncharacterized protein, whose product MGSLGHLQASRRPLARKVQILANNLTRLEVNEKGGLLACVEARSSFLDKIKGKQFNDEKLIRSEIMCCEERLRKHKSMRKMYHDLKQHFWWSRMKRDTVDSIAKCPNCQQAKYDHQRPGRTLQRMPIPEWKWKRIATDFVVGLPKTLGKFDSIWPPSRKWTVQLVDSSIEL is encoded by the exons atgggaagtcttggtcacttgcaagcttctagacgtccattggctagaaaAGTTCAGATTTTGGCTAACAACCTTacgaggttagaagtaaatgagaagggaggattgttggcttgtgtggaggcaagatcttcttttcttgacaagattaagggaaagcagtttaatgatgagaaattgatcagATCTGAGATAatgtgttgcgaggagaggctaaggaagcacaaatcgatgagaaag atgtaccatgacctaaagcaacacttttggtggagtagaatgaagcgtgatactGTGGATtctattgccaaatgtccaaactgtcaacaagcaAAGTATGACCACCAAAGGCCCGGaagaacacttcagagaatgcccattcctgaatggaagtggaaaAGGATTGCAacggatttcgtggttggtcttccaaagacattgggaaagtttgattctatttgg cctccttctcgcAAGTGGACTGTTCAACTGGTTGATTCTtctattgaactttga
- the LOC138337917 gene encoding uncharacterized protein translates to MEKYIPRTFKDRRRDEFLRLEQGRMSVAAYEAKFRALSRGRGGESGRLYHGVNIYEVHARESYRPPVVRGRRGHGGGPHSGGRGGQETSDAVITGTLLVYDRMASVLFYPGSKFSYVSSSFATGLDLYCDLLDMPIRVSTHVDCNAKIVTLAMPATDSLVWEGDYISTTVHIIDFLHAKKMVNLPGIPPDRDIDFCIELKPGTRPIFIPPYRTAPAELRELKAQLQEMLERRKEHEEHLRVVLELLRKKRLYAKFSKFKILLDSVSFLGHVVYNDGVMVDPSNIEAKKSWGRPTNVSEVRSFVGLARYYGRFVKEFCSIASQLTNLTKQNVPFVWSDECEECFQKLKTLLTTALILTLPVEDKNFIVYCDASYSVLGAVLMRDRNVIAYSLRQLKVHERNYLTHD, encoded by the exons atggagaagtatataccccggactttcaaggataggaggagagatgagttcctgagactagagcaaggaaggatgtctgttgctgcttatgaggccaaatttcgtgcactatccag aggtagagggggtgAATCCGGACGACTTTACCATGGCGTCAATATTTATGAAGTTCATgcaagggag agttaccgACCCCCTGTAGTTAGAGGTAGACGTGGTCATGGTGGAGGCccccattctggaggacgcggtggccaag agacatctgatgctgttatcactgGTACTCTTTTGGTCTATGAtcgcatggcttctgtattgttttaTCCTggatcaaaattttcatatgtatcttcctcatttgctactggtcttgatttatattgtgatttgcttgacatgcctattcgtgtctctactcatGTGG attgtaatgctaaaattgtgACATTGGCTATGCCTGCGACAGAttcgctagtgtgggagggtgactatatttccactaCAGTTCATATTATCGattttcttcatgctaagaagATGGTGA accttcctggtattccaccggatagggatattgatttttgtattgagcTGAAGCCGGGTACTCGTCCTATTTTCATTCCCCCTTATAGAAcggctccagctgagttaagggagttaaaggcccaacttcaggagatgttag aaagaaggaaagaacatgaggagcatttgagagttgtattggagttgttgaggaagaaaaggctttatgctaAATTCTCCAAGTTTAAGATtttgctagattcagtgtccttcttgggtcACGTGGTTTATAATGATGGagtaatggtggatccttctaacaTAGAAGCAAAGAAGAGTTGGggaagacctactaatgtttcagaggtaaggagctttgttggtttagctagatACTACGGTCGATTTGTAAAGGAATTTTGTTCAATTGCTTCCcagctgacaaatttgactaagcagaatgttccatttgtatggtcggacgaatgtgaagaatgctttcagaaactcaagaccttgttgactactgcactaattcttaccttgccagtagaagataagaattttattgtttattgtgacgCATCTTATTCAGTTTTGGGTGCAGTCCTAATGCGGGAcaggaatgtaattgcttattctttgaggcaattaaaagtgcatgaacgtaactatcttACCCATGATTAA